One part of the Ciona intestinalis chromosome 5, KH, whole genome shotgun sequence genome encodes these proteins:
- the zf(c2h2)-126 gene encoding zinc finger protein (The RefSeq protein has 8 substitutions compared to this genomic sequence), whose product MAQRVVQQHAAGNSTAYTTSTPHSNERSPDQSLCDSSLSTMGLDSSQVLSPNGQMICPRIEVLPETPCPSNRETPAPMPGPPGYGVMSPRTQLPEKFSELRMDQNGTPLTFQDFPTTTTAAVDTVHHYGQEYHNSLQHNLQGTETGSNLAFHSPQSYIDGFEPQHVHSIPDNFGRQNMMESGGNVNDHVSVKVEYVDTAENFNFVPKVEEKPKTPHQTNYKEWQGLHTNQPNVLHGAPRVVAPKPLQNSFLQVHQGNQQIKPSTPNSLNPYKVLPPVTPNSTVGATHTLFHEDFLMPPGSALSTISGLSGLSPFQLSPAGSTFHSPRHSARSGNRLLSANNRKRTHSLSPMSMDGFDLNNLIRVSPSSLLFTNHISPYGDTPLPNIGPNVSGAEFNGTYGHLIARASVTPPDGTISRQLLVATPGSMINAPASGEYMSGAYSNIFPSENTNPHSMHATTFHPNSFVSSNHFGPPTQQLVVARHQDNLLNDHQQPRPPPYPHTAPHTFDPNTQTSQHNPHHYTNHSTPYTSHIKLNVSEEEHTMDAYLHSATRSTACTPSPTKTTDAAKLAKESGTWTCMWAECNLFFQDQEDLVKHIEKVHIDQRKGEEFTCYWMNCPRQYKPFNARYKLLIHMRVHSGERPNKCTFEGCNKAFSRLENLKIHLRSHTGERPYVCQHDGCNKAFSNSSDRAKHQRTHQDTKPYACQVPGCNKRYTDPSSLRKHVKGGHAAKESQQRKKMRSLEMSGAGDNKLGSCLTIQPLHLLPHEDNYSNESGINGHGSRRSMHPHMSSSHPFQVNQRNDVASSMNGASTPIKHNLGNHLHTHVRRTPHPPFAPASPHPHALPPLLNQHPSSQNGAHFTNFVQQAVVTTHQQRNPHTRSAYADHEHQQNSDFHHAESMQLCDPQLMPPPPAPPLKTRHSDVHGQNSYAASQTRERSHSRNAVQNGHNYLTPHPPTTSRPHSRRSMLDGTPIRGYLDDTEQEQHSVMEKLRVYAGASPHHLSPRQLVEGVGMSYDAVQRAISARSNMSVDRGGLDVPPSSPFSMRTNNESMRSHESGTYLQLNAVDRCPSQLSMVYADGPV is encoded by the exons ATGGCGCAGCGTGTTGTCCAACAGCACGCCGCGGGTAATTCAACCGCTTACACCACCTCGACGCCGCATTCCAATGAACGAAGTCCTGATCAGTCCCTATGTGACAGCAGTCTTAGTACTATGGGCTTGGACTCCAGCCAAGTCCTTTCACCCAATGGACAAATGATCTGCCCGAGAATCGAAGTCCTCCCGGAAACTCCTTGTCCATCAAATCGGGAAACTCCAGCTCCAATGCCAGGACCGCCTGGATAT GGCGTTATGTCGCCGAGAACCCAGCTCCCAGAGAAATTTTCCGAGCTCCGAATGGATCAAAATGGGACACCACTGACGTTTCAA GATTTCCCAACCACGACAACAGCAGCGGTGGATACGGTGCACCACTATGGGCAGGAGTATCACAACAGTTTGCAACATAACCTTCAAG GAACTGAAACGGGGAGCAATCTAGCCTTCCATTCACCTCAGTCGTACATAGATGGGTTCGAACCGCAGCATGTTCACAGCATTCCTGATAACTTTGGTAGACAGAACATGATGGAGTCGGGCGGGAACGTAAATGATCATGTCTCGGTAAAGGTCGAATACGTGGACACGGCAGAAAACTTTAACTTTGTACCAAAAGTTGAAGAGAAACCAAAACTTCCGCACCAGACCAGTTACAAAGAGTGGCAAGGGCTGCATACTAACCAGCCAAATGTGCTGCATGGTGCTCCCCGGGTAGTAGCATCAAAGCCGTTGCAAAACTCGTTTCTACAAGTCCATCAAGGAAATCAACAAATAAAGCCTTCGACCCCAAACTCCTTGAACCCTTACAAGGTCTTACCCCCGGTCACCCCTAACAGTACTGTCGGGGCAACACATACTTTATTTCATGAAGACTTTCTAATGCCCCCAGGCAGTGCCTTGTCCACGATCAGCGGACTCAGTGGACTCTCCCCGTTCCAGTTATCTCCAGCTGGATCGACCTTCCATAGCCCAAGACATTCCGCGCGATCTGGTAACAGATTATTATCTGCTAACAACAGAAAACGAACACACTCCCTATCTCCAATGTCGATGGACGGATTTGACCTGAACAACTTGATTCGAGTCTCCCCGAGCTCGCTTTTATTTACGAACCATATTTCGCCGTATGGAGATACTCCGTTACCGAACATAGGGCCGAACGTAAGCGGAGCTGAATTTAACGGTACTTATGGACACTTGATCGCACGGGCCAGTGTCACTCCGCCGGACGGAACAATATCTCGCCAACTGCTGGTAGCCACCCCGGGAAGCATGATTAACGCCCCGGCATCAGGAGAATACATGTCCGGCGCATATTCGAACATTTTCCCGAGCGAAAACACGAACCCTCACTCAATGCACGCGACCACTTTTCACCCCAACTCTTTTGTGAGTTCCAACCACTTCGGTCCTCCCACGCAGCAGCTGGTAGTAGCAAGACATCAAGACAACTTACTGAACGACCATCAGCCACCGAGGCCCCCACCGTACCCGCATACAGCTCCGCACACCTTTGACCCGAACACCCAAACTTCCCAACACAATCCCCACCATTACACCAACCACTCCACACCGTACACCTCGCACATCAAACTCAACGTCTCGGAGGAGGAACATACAATGGACGCTTACTTGCACAGCGCTACTAGATCCACAGCTTGTACACCTTCACCCACGAAGACAACCGACGCCGCGAAGCTTGCTAAGGAGTCCGGCACTTGGACCTGCATGTGGGCGGAATGTAACCTGTTTTTCCAA GACCAAGAAGACCTGGTCAAGCACATCGAGAAAGTTCATATTGATCAAAGAAAAGGAGAGGAGTTCACTTGTTATTGGATGAACTGCCCACGTCAGTACAAACCATTCAATGCAAGATACAAGCTGCTTATTCATATGAGAGTCCACTCCGGTGAAAGGCCTAACAAATGCACG TTTGAAGGTTGCAACAAGGCGTTTTCACGATTGGAAAATCTTAAAATTCACTTACGTTCGCACACCGGTGAAAGACCGTACGTCTGTCAACATGATGGATGCAACAAAGCGTTCAGTAATTCGTCTGACAGAGCTAAACATCAACGTACCCACCAAGATACG AAACCATATGCGTGCCAAGTGCCTGGATGTAACAAACGTTATACTGACCCATCTTCGTTAAGAAAACACGTGAAAGGTGGCCACGCTGCAAAGGAGAGTCAGCAAAGAAAGAAG ATGCGAAGCCTGGAGATGTCTGGCGCTGGAGACAACAAACTTGGAAGTTGCCTTACGATTCAACCGTTGCATCTACTGCCACATGAAGACAACTATAGCAACGAATCGG GTATCAACGGACACGGTAGCAGAAGATCTATGCATCCTCCTATGAGCTCCTCGCATCCTTTCCAAGTAAACCAGAGAAACGACGTCGTCTCTTCCATGAATGGAGCTTCTACCCCGATAAAACACAATCTAGGAAATCACCTTCATACCCATGTACGAAGGACCCCACACCCGCCTTTCGCCCCAGCCTCCCCCCACCCACACGCCTTACCCCCGCTGCTGAACCAGCATCCCAGCTCACAAAACGGCGCTCACTTCACCAACTTTGTGCAGCAGGCTGTTGTCACAACCCACCAGCAGCGAAACCCTCACACTAGATCCGCATACGCCGACCATGAGCATCAGCAGAACTCTGATTTCCACCATGCAGAATCAATGCAGCTGTGCGACCCACAGTTAATGCCCCCTCCCCCGGCGCCCCCGTTAAAGACTCGCCACTCCGACGTACACGGTCAAAACTCTTACGCGGCGTCGCAAACAAGAGAGCGAAGCCACAGCAGAAATGCTGTGCAGAATGGCCATAACTACCTGACACCTCACCCACCTACAACGTCAAGGCCACATTCCCGAAGATCCATGTTAGATGGAACACCGACACGag GTTTTTTGGACGATACTGAACAGGAGCAACATTCTGTCATGGAAAAGCTAAG GGTGTATGCTGGGGCGTCTCCGCATCACTTATCGCCCAGGCAATTAGTGGAAGGAGTTGGCATGTCTTACGACGCTGTTCAACGCGCCATCTCGGCACGCAGTAATATGTCCGTTGATAGAGGAG
- the LOC113474001 gene encoding fumarylacetoacetate hydrolase domain-containing protein 2-like, whose product MKLLQFLRHGKQCIGAQVRGNSILDLTSASSKIPNNVVDFLARGENALNLAKRLTETNSESLISYDDVSVLSPVTNCEKVICVGMNYKDHCAELNIPIPTEPVIFNKFPSSIIGDKENVVIPKASSSVDWEVELAVVVGKEGKHIEESKAMEHVAGYTVALDVSARDWFGEKNSGQWLLGKTFDTFCPLGPTLVTKDEIADPHDLPLACTVDGQVMQSSNTNQLVFSIETCIAWISRVFTLKPGDVLLTGTPPGVGATRSPPVFLKDGDTVVSAIEGIGKITNPVVEE is encoded by the exons ATGAAGCTTTTGCAATTTCTGCGACACGGAAAGCAGTG TATTGGTGCACAAGTACGTGGAAATAGTATTTTAGATTTAACTTCTGCGAGTTCGAAAATTCCAAACAATGTTGTTGACTTTCTCGCTCGTGGTGAAAACGCATTGAACTTGGCAAAAAG GTTAACAGAAACCAATAGCGAATCTCTTATTAGTTATGATGATGTAAGTGTGTTGTCACCCGTCACAAATTGCGAAAAG GTAATATGTGTGGGTATGAACTATAAAGACCATTGCGCTGAACTGAATATTCCAATTCCAACAGAACCTGTTATTTTCAACAAGTTTCCTTCCTCCATAATAG GTGATAAAGAGAACGTAGTTATTCCTAAGGCGTCTTCCTCAGTAGATTGGGAGGTGGAGTTGGCCGTTGTTGTGGGGAAAGAAGGAAAACACATCGAA gaATCTAAGGCAATGGAACATGTTGCTGGTTATACAGTTGCCCTGGATGTCAGTGCTAGAGACTGGTTTGGGGAGAAAAACTCTGGGCAGTGGCTGCTTGGAAAAACTTTTGACACATTTTGTCCCCTGGGTCCAACATTGGTTACAAAAGATGAAATAGCAG ATCCGCACGACTTACCATTGGCGTGTACGGTGGACGGACAGGTTATGCAGAGCAGTAACACAAACCAACTGGTGTTCAGTATTGAGACTTGCATTGCTTGGATATCAAGAGTCTTTACTTTAAAACCTGGTGATGTGTTGTTGACAGGTACTCCTCCAGGTGTAGGGGCAACGCGGTCTCCTCCGGTGTTTTTAAAG GACGGTGATACTGTAGTTAGTGCGATCGAAGGAATTGGAAAAATCACAAATCCGGTTGTCGAGGAATGA
- the LOC100181820 gene encoding fumarylacetoacetate hydrolase domain-containing protein 2 has product MLPLHLLRPLIAVTLHTRAFSLSLQRNMRLLQFLQDGKQSVGAELQDTSIVNLSSSNPQIPNSLVKFLESGESNFNLAKKALESSTKQFVQRSDIKILSPITNCEKVICVGMNYKDHCEEQNMPIPTEPVIFSKFPSSIIGDGDDIIIPKISDSVDWEVELAVIIGKEGKHIKESNALDYVAGYTVAHDVSARDWQMKRNSKQWLLGKTFDTFCPLGPVMVTKDEIKDPHNLSLECLVNGEVMQSSNTNQLVFSIETCIAWISRVFTLRPGDVLLTGTPPGVGVFRNPPVFLKAGDTVVCDIEGIGKITNKMVAE; this is encoded by the exons ATGCTTCCACTGCATTTGCTACGACCTTTAATTGCAGTAACTTTACATACAAGAGCTTTTAGTTTATCTTTGCAAAGAAATATGCGACTGCTACAGTTCTTGCAAGATGGAAAACAAag TGTTGGTGCAGAATTGCAGGATACATCTATAGTGAACTTGAGTAGTTCCAATCCTCAGATTCCAAACAGTTTGGTCAAATTTCTTGAAAGTGGAGAATCCAATTTTAATCTTGCTAAGAA AGCACTAGAAAGTAGTACAAAGCAGTTTGTTCAGCGCAGTGACATAAAGATCTTATCCCCTATTACCAATTGTGAAAAG GTTATATGTGTTGGAATGAACTACAAAGACCACTGCGAAGAACAAAACATGCCTATTCCAACAGAACCGGTTATATTTAGCAAGTTTCCAAGTTCCATTATCG gtgatggtgatgacatcattattcCAAAAATATCAGATTCTGTTGACTGGGAAGTAGAATTGGCTGTAATTATTGGCAAAGAAGGAAAACATATAAag GAATCCAATGCTTTGGATTATGTGGCAGGTTACACAGTTGCCCATGATGTCAGTGCAAGGGATTGGCAAATGAAGAGAAACTCAAAACAATGGCTGCTTGGAAAAACATTTGATACATTTTGTCCGCTTGGACCAGTGATGGTCACAAAGGATGAAATAAAgg ATCCCCATAATTTATCTCTGGAATGTTTGGTGAATGGAGAAGTCATGCAGAGCAGTAACACAAACCAACTGGTGTTCAGTATTGAGACTTGCATTGCTTGGATATCAAGAGTCTTTACTTTAAGACCTGGTGATGTGTTGTTGACAGGTACTCCTCCAGGTGTAGGGGTGTTCAGGAATCCTCCAGTCTTTTTAAAA GCTGGGGATACTGTAGTATGTGATATAGAAGGAATTGGGAAAATAACCAACAAGATGGTGGCTGAGTAA
- the LOC113474026 gene encoding chloride channel protein 2-like encodes MFTFLCKANTVNFLLVLAEPTIMAASAAAKAMTRSQSTGEGETHLDYEPTLMYGKYSKELSEFARNEAARIKREKSLKKLETTPLTPYSNTRCGKMKQHFVVCKKWCLKKIRAEWIFLLLLGIIMALLSFLMDYTIQKCQRAHYWLYTELKDYIVLQYFAWVLFPIVFITFSVGFVHIVSPQAVGSGIPEMKTIMRGVVLHEYLTFRVLVAKMIGLTTSLGSRLPIGKEGPFVHIASIVATLLNKFGINFSTPFENESRTSEMLAAACAVGVACNFAAPIGGVLFSIEVTTTYFAVRNYWRGFFSAVCGALAFRLLAVWNSEEETITALFKTNFRVEFPYDLQELLAFCGIGIVCGLAGALFVYIHRQIVNLNRNHQKVKEFLQRNRFIYPLIVSFVISSLTYPRGFGQFMAGELTLKEALDTLFDNKTWAKLGYIDESGVLNDTQAGWKHPTVNIYVTLVLFVVVHFFTTAIAITIAVPSGVFMPVFLTGAAFGRLVGESMAALYPDGFYSGAQIFRIVPGGYAVVGAASLSGAVTHTISTSVIVFELTGQISHILPVMISVLISNAIAQWLQPSIYESIIQIKGLPYLPDLRTGQRRLYSIFVQDFMVKNMKYISYTSTYKELDQLLKRCKHKSLPLVDSPASMVLLGSVSRSSLEKILETKQTSHRFSVAEAAATEDAAKSNVRNHERNHSAGADLKHVIAEDSDPLNTPTTSEQVTNFYSEQVNFDDCQIDPSPFQLVERASLHKVHSLFSLLGLSHAYVTSIGKLVGVVSLKELRMAVQGVTEDKGNTRPQRNAHLQIRYNHDTQELSSLNLEENNEEESEEDEVYSNKNHN; translated from the coding sequence ATGTTTACCTTTTTATGCAAGGCTAACactgttaattttttgctAGTTTTGGCTGAACCCACAATCATGGCGGCTTCTGCTGCTGCGAAAGCAATGACTCGTTCCCAAAGCACTGGAGAAGGTGAAACACACCTGGATTATGAACCAACTCTTATGTATGGAAAATATAGTAAGGAACTATCAGAATTTGCAAGAAATGAAGCTGCCAGAATAAAGCGAGAaaagagtttaaaaaaacttgaaactACCCCTCTGACCCCCTACTCGAATACGAGATGTGGAAAAATGAAACAGCATTTTGTTGTTTGCAAAAAGTGGTGCTTGAAAAAGATAAGAGCAGAGTGGATATTTCTACTTCTTCTTGGCATTATCATGGCCCTTTTGAGTTTTCTCATGGATTACACAATACAAAAATGTCAGAGGGCACATTACTGGCTTTACACTGAACTTAAAGACTACATTGTACTGCAGTATTTTGCATGGGTTCTTTTTccgattgtttttataacgtTTTCCGTCGGTTTTGTGCACATAGTGTCCCCTCAGGCTGTTGGGTCGGGTATTCCTGAAATGAAAACAATCATGAGAGGAGTTGTGCTGCATGAGTACCTAACATTCCGGGTTCTGGTTGCTAAAATGATAGGTTTAACCACTTCATTAGGCAGCAGGCTACCAATTGGTAAAGAAGGTCCATTTGTTCACATTGCTAGCATTGTAGCAACGCTGTTAAATAAATTCGGCATCAATTTCTCAACTCCATTTGAGAATGAATCACGGACAAGTGAAATGCTAGCTGCTGCCTGTGCAGTTGGTGTTGCATGCAATTTTGCAGCTCCTATAGGAGGTGTACTGTTTAGTATAGAAGTCACTACCACATATTTTGCAGTCCGTAATTACTGGAGAGGATTCTTCAGTGCTGTATGCGGTGCACTTGCATTTCGATTACTTGCAGTTTGGAACTCCGAAGAGGAAACGATCACAgcattatttaaaaccaacttccGTGTTGAGTTTCCATACGATTTGCAAGAACTCCTCGCTTTCTGTGGCATTGGGATCGTGTGCGGTTTGGCAGGGgcgttatttgtttacattcaCAGGCAAATTGTAAACCTAAATCGCAACCatcaaaaagttaaagaaTTTTTGCAGCGAAACCGGTTTATTTACCCTCTGATTGTCTCATTTGTTATCAGCTCCCTTACCTACCCAAGAGGATTTGGCCAATTTATGGCAGGAGAACTTACCCTGAAAGAGGCATTAGATACATTATTTGACAACAAAACTTGGGCAAAGTTGGGTTATATTGACGAATCTGGTGTTCTGAATGACACTCAAGCTGGCTGGAAACATCCAACAGTGAATATTTATGTCACTCTTGTCTTATTTGTTGTTGTGCATTTCTTCACAACAGCAATTGCGATCACAATAGCCGTGCCCTCTGGTGTATTCATGCCTGTGTTTTTAACTGGAGCTGCATTTGGACGTTTAGTTGGAGAAAGTATGGCTGCATTATATCCTGATGGATTTTACAGTGGGGCGCAAATATTTCGCATTGTGCCTGGTGGGTATGCAGTAGTTGGTGCAGCTAGTTTATCCGGTGCAGTAACACACACCATATCCACCTCAGTTATTGTATTTGAACTTACAGGTCAAATCTCCCATATATTACCTGTTATGATATCAGTGCTTATATCAAATGCTATAGCTCAGTGGCTGCAGCCTTCTATATATGAGAGCATTATACAAATCAAAGGCCTTCCATACCTTCCTGACCTCAGAACTGGCCAGCGTAGGCTGTACAGCATATTTGTCCAAGATTTcatggtaaaaaatatgaagTATATATCATACACATCTACTTATAAAGAATTAGACCAGCTGCTGAAACGGTGTAAGCATAAGTCCCTACCATTAGTTGACTCACCTGCTTCTATGGTTTTACTTGGATCTGTAAGTAGATCTTCACTTGAAAAGATccttgaaacaaaacaaacaagtcaTAGGTTTTCTGTAGCTGAGGCAGCTGCTACAGAAGATGCAGCAAAATCAAACGTACGGAACCACGAAAGAAATCACTCTGCTGGGGcagatttaaaacatgttattgcTGAAGACTCTGACCCTTTAAACACCCCAACTACTTCAGAGCAAGTCACAAACTTCTACAGTGAACAAGTCAATTTTGATGACTGTCAAATTGACCCTTCACCCTTCCAGCTAGTTGAGCGCGCCTCCCTGCATAAAGTTCATTCGCTTTTCTCGCTTTTAGGCCTCAGCCATGCTTATGTAACTAGCATTGGTAAACTAGTAGGTGTGGTTTCACTTAAAGAGCTCAGAATGGCAGTGCAAGGAGTTACTGAGGATAAAGGCAACACAAGACCACAGCGTAACGCTCACTTACAAATTCGTTACAACCACGACACACAGGAATTAAGTTCTTTAAACTTAGAAGAAAATAATGAAGAAGAAAGTGAAGAGGATGAAGTATACAGCAACAAAAACCACAATTAG